TGCTTGGGGAATTGCCACAACAAGGACACACTTTAAGAGTAAAATATCACACCATTCAACACAAAACAAAAGCCTTGCAAAATTAATCATACTATGTGTAAAAGGGATCTGTATGGCTTGATCTGCTGTCACTTCAATCAGGTTTATAAGTCTTCTGAGAGAAAATATTGATTGGTGAAATAAACTCTCACAATCTCATCAATAAAACAAAAGTCTATCTGTGCTGTTTCTAAGATGTCATTTATATCTTGGTGGTTTTCAGGATCGGCTAAGGCTACCACCCTTTCTGGCACCTGTGCATACAAACCCAGAGCACAGTGACTACTCAGGCAGAGAGAAGATGATGGAGGTTCGCCTGGATGTGTTAAGGCCAGGTGAGTCACCATCACAGTCTGACAGGATTGCTTTCCTTGGTGAATAAGTCACCATTCAGTCTATGGCCAATGAACGGACACCACTCATCTAAGGTTTCAAGAGTCCTGCCTTGTTTGTAGAATCCTGAGGTGAAGGATAAGGAGACAGACTCATTAACATGAATGTAGCAATAGACAACATACAGTGTGATAGACAAGCTCAATGAACCCACAAGCTAAGAGGCAGTATGGCCTGTTTTGGCTCTGACTGTTTGTATTTGTTTCAATGAATACAACCATGTCCTCATTTCCTCTGACATAACCACTCCAATTTCCTGTGATATAATAAGCTAGTGTTGGTGCAGGAACCAAGGGCCCTAGTCTGTATAGCAAAGAGTGTTTGTATAGCCACTGAACACCTTTGTATTTAAGGAAACATTTCCCCTTCAAGGAGATTCTCTGAATGTGTTTGGTCCTGTGAGTTAAGAAGTTGAATAGAAATACagtgtatgtcccaaatggcaccctattccattattttgaccagtgcccaaagggtgccatttgggacggagccaCAACCACTAGTTGGTCTGTCTCTGTGCTGCAGGGCTCCAGGTGCTGATAGCGGACCAGTGGAGAGAGACCGGAGGAACCATGAAGGCTGCTATCAAACTGGTGGAGAGGCAGGGAGCTACTGTTGTAGGTCTGTGTGTAATCACAGTGTCAGACAATGTGTCTCATTGTAGGTAGGCTAGACTTAATTTAATTTGTTGTATCACTGAAAAGTGCTCAAAATCTATACTTTAATCACAACTGTATACTGTAAAGTTTTCTTCTATCTTAATTATTATCAAGTAAAAGTAATTCATATTTGCAGGTATTGCTGCTGTGGCCATTGAGAACAGCGAGGGAGGGAAGTGTATCAAGGAGAAGACAAGCTCTCACTGCATCCCGGAGGAACTACAGATTCAAATTGACAAACAATATCCTGACTCCTTCCAAGAGCTTCGCCAGTTAAGTGCTCAAACTCAAGGTCACCAGGATTCTATGTTATTCTTGTATGGTGCTTTGTCCATGAAGTCACTAAGATCATGTATTGCCTTGGAGTGTTGAATGCATTCAATACATTTGGCTTCTATACAAGtatattgtatatacagtgcctagtgaaagtctacacaccggttgcacagtcttcacattttgttgccttaaaatgTAATCTAAAAAGGGATTCCATTTTATCTACACAACCTCCACCATATATTCAAAGTGATAGAAAGTTAGAAAAATGTTTCTTGATTGCGTATGTTTTCataccccagagttaatacttggtggaagcccctttggcagacattacagctgtgaatcattttgaataaTATTGGACCAACTTcgcacaactcttagggcaacatacaGGCCTCTTTATTAGGTACAACACCCCGTTCACAAAAATAGTTTGCTCCTACAGatagtgagtcacgtggccgtagcttgctatataaagcaggcagacaggcatccagttactgttagatggaacgttagaatgggcacaacgagtgacctaagcgactttgagcgtggtatgattgtcggtgccaggcacgccggttccagtatctcagaaatggccgGTCTCCTGGccttttcacgcacaacagtgtctagggtttacagagaatggtgcgacaaagaaaaaaaacatccagtcaacaGCGACAGTcttgtgggcgaaaacagcttgttgatgagagaggtcgaaggagaaacTACAGGTttgtggtggcagcgtcatgttatgggtatgcatgtcaccggcagggactggggagtttgttaggatgaaaataaaataaaaacccacctcagtcttctgaaaacccTGGAATAAATACAAATCACGCAACAATTACCCAAATTGTAATGTCAAAGAtgcaccagaatggctttccaggAGGTTTTGAGTGTTCATAAATAGTCCAGTGTCtgtcctgacttaaatctgctaaaaaaataaataaatagacaatgtttgaatattgctgtccatcaaggattcccaaccaaatttactgagcttgagtaattgtgacaaaaacaatggatatacagtatgttgccctaagagttgtaAGGTTGATAGAATCTTATTAAAAATCATTcacagctgtaatagctgccaaaggtgcttccaccaagtgggctcccgagtggcgcagtggtctaagacactgcatctcagtgcttgaggcgtcactacagacccccctggttcgattccaggctgtatcacaaccggccgtgattgggagtcccatagggtggcgcacaattggcccagcgtcgtccgggtttggccggtgtaggccgtcattgtaaataagaatttgttcttaa
The DNA window shown above is from Coregonus clupeaformis isolate EN_2021a chromosome 6, ASM2061545v1, whole genome shotgun sequence and carries:
- the LOC121565813 gene encoding adenine phosphoribosyltransferase, which gives rise to MKALAVPTDREKGWYLSLMAPNTKGPKFACLDPSRLYCNSQELALSDCLKDLLCPFQNEAIDLVAGIDAMGFILGKQPVNVSGKHTISTNLLPPFLAPVHTNPEHSDYSGREKMMEVRLDVLRPGLQVLIADQWRETGGTMKAAIKLVERQGATVVGIAAVAIENSEGGKCIKEKTSSHCIPEELQIQIDKQYPDSFQELRQLSAQTQGHQDSMLFLYGALSMKSLRSCIALEC